The following proteins come from a genomic window of Candidatus Zixiibacteriota bacterium:
- a CDS encoding DUF4410 domain-containing protein gives MRIKSALLRSLSLAALVAEAAASSGCGAGRALVLQPPPAKVSVASVTATEGNSTVSVPADVKSTFHQKLEDYLYAENAFEKGKELTIRYRFIQFDPGSQFTRWFWGGIGNAGEGSLTVEARFYDTAGNELATIQSEGRIGSGFFGGDFSFAVDKAAEKIAEYAKVNFR, from the coding sequence ATGAGGATTAAGAGTGCACTTCTGCGCAGTCTTTCTCTGGCGGCTCTCGTCGCGGAGGCCGCGGCGTCGAGCGGCTGCGGCGCGGGACGGGCACTCGTATTGCAACCACCCCCCGCAAAAGTGAGCGTTGCTTCGGTAACCGCGACCGAAGGCAATTCTACGGTCAGTGTGCCGGCGGACGTCAAATCGACTTTTCATCAGAAGCTGGAAGATTACCTTTACGCGGAGAACGCTTTCGAAAAAGGCAAGGAATTGACCATCCGATATCGTTTCATCCAGTTCGACCCGGGAAGCCAGTTTACGCGCTGGTTCTGGGGCGGGATCGGCAACGCGGGCGAGGGCTCCCTCACGGTCGAAGCCAGGTTTTACGACACCGCTGGCAACGAGCTGGCGACGATTCAATCCGAAGGGAGAATCGGCAGCGGATTTTTCGGCGGCGATTTCAGCTTCGCGGTGGACAAAGCGGCCGAAAAGATCGCCGAATACGCCAAGGTGAATTTCCGATAG